CAGGAGCTCCTGGACGCGCTCGCGCAGCCGCCGGGTGACCGCGCCCGCGTACTCGCCCGCGGCGGTCTCCACGGGCTTGCCCACGCGGATCGTGATCGGAATGTGGTTACGGCCGAAGTTGCGCGGCTTGCCCTTGGTCCAGATGCGCTGGGTGCCCCAGACCGCCATCGGGATCAGGGGCACGCCCGCCTCCTGGGCGAGCCTGGCCGCACCCGACTTGAAGCTCTTGAGGGTGAACGACTCGGAGATCGTCGCCTCCGGGAACACACCGATGATCTCGCCCGAGCGCAGCGACTCCAAGGCGTGCTTGTACGCGTTCTCGCCCTGCTTGCGGTCCACCGGGATGTGCTTCATGCCGCGCATCAGCGGCCCGGACACCTTGTGCCGGAACACCGACTCCTTCGCCATGAAGCGCACCAGGCGCTTCTGCGGCAGGGCGGCGAAGCCGTTGAAGATGAAATCGAGGTAACTGATGTGGTTGCTGACCAGTACGGCCCCGCCGGAGCGGGGGATGTTCTCAGAACCCTGAGTGTCGATCTTGAGGTCGAGCGCCTTGAAGAGCGTGCGCGCGGCGCCGACGACCGGCCGATAGACGAGTTCTGCCATGACGGGGACCCTTCTCTGACCGGGGAGGGCTCTCCCGGTATGAAAGTTACGCTGCCGTAGGTTTTCGGCGTTGGGCAGATCGTGCCCCATGTACGGCCGAGTAGCCAGTCCCCAGGTGCCCAGAACGCGAGATTCTCGTCACGTCCCACGATGTCCGTCCATGCCCTGACCTGCTGCGGATCCGGAACAAGTGTTGTACGCCCGCGGGAATCGCAGCACCGCGCGGCACGCTGCACACTGTGACAAGCAGGACGTAAGGGGAGGGTGAAATATGCCGGAACGGGACGGTGACCGACGGCTTGAAGGCGATGGCCGACGGCTGGGAACGGTCGAACTCGGCGTCGAACGGGGGGAGCGGGCCACGCTCGTGCAGTTCTCCAGCGCCTTCTGCCAGCCCTGCCGGGCCACGCGCAGGACCCTCGAAGAGGTCGCCGCGATGGTGGACGGGGTCACGTACGTGGAGATCGACGCGGAGGACAACCTCGCGCTCGTACGGGAACTGGACGTCCGGCAGACGCCGACCGTGCTCGTCCTGGACGCGGCGGGACGGACCGTGCGCCGGGCGACGGGGCAGCCGCGCCGGGTCGACGTCATCGCGGCACTGGGACACGCTGTCGCATGAGGGCACGGACGGCCCTTTCAGGGGTGCCGCGTGACACAAAGTGATCAATCTCCCATCGCCCCGCCCCGGATGCGCACTTGACGCTGCCCGCCCGGAATCGTCAATCTGACGTCATGCCGTCGGAACTCCTTCTCTACGGGCGGGCCCATGTGGACCTGGCCCGCAACGCGAGCGCGCGCTGTCCGAGTGCCTGAGCAGCCACGGACCACACCAGCGCGCATTCCGTTCCTCCAGAAGGACAGCTCCATGACGCTCCAGCCCACCCTCGCCGTTCCGCAACAGGCCACGCCCGACTTGCTCCGCTCGGTCTTCCGGCAGCACGCCGCGGGGGTCGCCGTCATCACGGCGGCCGGTCCCGGCGGCCGCCCCGTGGGATTCACCGCCACCTCCCTCAACTCCGTCGCCGCCGAGCCTCCGTTGATCTCCTTCGGCATCGGCACCGGCTCCTCCAGCTGGCCCGTCGTCGCGGATGCCGAGCACATCGGCGTCCACATACTCGGTGACCATCAGGAGGCGCTCGCGGCGACGTTCGCCCGCAGTGGTGCCGACCGTTTCGCCGAGCCCACCCGCTGGCACGCGGGGCCCTACGGCGTTCCCGTGCTCGACGGCGTCCTGGCGTGGCTGGTGTGCCGTGTGGTGGCGCGGGTGCCCGCCGGGGACCACCGCATCGTGCTCGCCCAGGCCGTCGCGGGAGACCCCTCGGGCGAGGGGCGGCCGCTTCTCTACCACCAGGGGCGCTTCAACGCCCTGCGCGACTGAAACGCTTCCCGGAAGACAGGAGCGCTTTCCGGAAGCAGGGGCCCGAAAGCACGGATGTGTCGGTGATTACGCAGCGTTGGCAAGGTCACAGTTACCAGCGCTTGCTTGTGGGGAACCCTCTGGGTGTACTGACGAGTAATATTCCGGTCGGGGCGCAACCCGCCCCGACCGGAAACCGCCCCTTCAGGCGCCTATGCTGCCTGCAACGAGGCAGCCGACAAATAGACGATGCAGTAGGAGACCCGGCGTGAGCTTGAGGATCGTTGTCTGTGTGAAGTACGTGCCCGACGCCACTGGCGACCGGCACTTCGCCGATGACCTGACGGTCGACCGGGACGATGTCGACGGTCTGCTGTCGGAGCTGGACGAGTACGCGGTCGAGCAGGCGCTGCAGATCGCGGACGAGGCCGATGACGCGGAGATCACCGTGCTGACGGTGGGTCCCGAGGACGCGAAGGACGCGCTGCGCAAGGCGTTGTCGATGGGTGCGGACAAGGCGGTGCACGTCGAGGACGACGATCTGCACGGCTCCGACGTGATGGCGACGTCGCTGGTGCTCGCGAAGGCGATCGAGAAGACGGGTTACGACCTGGTGATCGCCGGTATGGCGTCCACCGACGGCACGATGGGTGTGCTCCCGGCGATCCTGGCCGAGCGCCTGGGTGTCCCGCAGGTCACCCTGCTGTCCGAGGTCAAGGTCGCCGACGGCAAGGTGACTGGCCGCCGGGACGGCGACGCGGCCTCCGAGCAGCTCGAAGCCTCCCTCCCGGCCGTGGTGTCGGTGACCGACCAGTCCGGTGAGGCCCGCTACCCCTCGTTCAAGGGGATCATGGCGGCGAAGAAGAAGCCGGTGGAGTCCCTGGACCTGGACGACCTGGACCTGGAGGCCGAGCTGGTGGGCCTGGCAGGCTCCTGGACCGCAGTCGACGCGGCGGACAAGCGTCCCGAGCGCACCGCGGGCACGATCGTCAAGGACGAGGGCGAGGGCGGCAAGCAGCTCGCCGCGTTCCTCGCGGGCCAGAAGTTCATCTGAGCCCGCGCCCGCCCCTTCTCGTCTTCTTCCCTTCGTCTTCGCAGGAGCTTTCCCATGGCTGAAGTTCTCGTCTATGTCGACCACGTGGACGGTGCCGTCCGCAAGCCCACCCTGGAACTGCTGACCCTGGCCCGGCGGATCGGTGAGCCGGTCGCGGTGTTCCTGGGGGCCGGTGGCGACGCCGCCGCCCCCGTCCTCGGGGAGCACGGGGCGACCCGGGTGCTGAGTGTGGACGCCCCGGAGTTCGGTGACTACCTGGTGGTGCCGAAGGTCGACGCCCTCCAGGCCGCGTTCGCCGCGGTGTCGCCGGTGGCCGTGCTGGTGCCGTCCTCGGCGGAGGGCAAGGAGATCGCGGCCCGTCTCGCGGTGCGGATCCAGTCGGGCCTCATCACCGACGCCGTCGACCTCGAAGCCGGACCGGAGGGCCCGGTGGCCACGCAGGCCGCGTTCGCCGCGTCCTACACCACCAAGTCCCGGGTCTCGCGGGGTGTCCCGGTCATCACCGTCAAGCCGAACTCGGCCCCGGTCGAGGCCGCCCCCGCCGCCGGTGCGGTCGAGGCCCTGACGGTGTCGTTCTCGGACGCGGCCACCGGTACGAAGGTCGTGTCCCGCACCCCCCGGGAGTCCACCGGGCGTCCGGAGCTGACCGAGGCCGCGATCGTGGTCTCCGGCGGCCGGGGCGTCAACGGCGCGGAGAACTTCTCCGTCATCGAGAAGCTCGCCGACTCCCTCGGCGCGGCCGTCGGCGCCTCCCGCGCCGCCGTGGACGCGGGCTGGTACCCGCACTCCAACCAGGTCGGCCAGACCGGCAAGAGTGTCTCCCCGCAGCTGTACATCGCCTCCGGCATCTCCGGCGCGATCCAGCACCGGGCCGGTATGCAGACCTCGAAGACCATCGTCGCGATCAACAAGGACGCCGAAGCCCCGATCTTCGACCTCGTCGACTACGGCGTCGTCGGCGACCTCTTCAACGTCGTCCCCCAGCTCACCGAAGAGGTCACCTCCCGCAAGGGCTGACCTGCACCTTTCTGTACGACTCGGGGCCGCGCGGCGATATCTGCCGCGCGGCCCCGAGCCGTTGCGGTACGTGTCCCAGGCACCCATTGACTCCGGTGGTGAGCCGCATTAACTTCGCTATGCGGATTGTTGATTCCGTGAAGCGGAAACATGGAGGGTTGGAATGGGTCAGCAGGAGAAGGTGGCAACGAGCCTCGCCGGCGCGGTCAGCGAGGGGATCAGCGCCTCCCTCGTACCGATCGACGCTGAGCTTGAGCGCCGCTACCCCGGAGACCCCGGGACCCGGCAGCCCGTCCACACCGTCTACGTACCCGGCAACCTCTACGACGCGGGCACCATCCGCTCGTGGGGGGAGACGGCGCTGAAGATGCTCGACGAGCACGCCCCGAACGCCGCCGCGTTCGCCGAGGTGCTCGGCCTCGACGCCTCCCTCGCCGACGCCGTGTACGACCGGGTGCGCGCCAAGCTGGAGCGCGAGCCGATCGAGGACCTGCGTGTCGACTTCGAGGACGGCTACACCGGCTCCGCCGCCGACGAGGACACCTACGCGGCGCGTGCCGCGCGCCTGGTGGCCGCCTCGTACCAGGACGGCACGGCGGCCCCGTACACCGGCATCCGCCTGAAGTGCTTCGAGGCGCCGGTGCGCGACCGGGCCATCCGCACCCTGGACGTCTTCCTGACCGGGCTGATGGAGAACGGCGGGCTGCCCGACGGCCTCGTGCTGACGCTGCCCAAGGTGACGTACTGCGAGCAGGTCACCGCGATGGTGCGCCTCGTCGAGGCGTTCGAGAAGGCGCACGGCCTGCCGGAGGGCCGAATCGGCTTCGAGATCCAGATCGAGACCAGCCAGTCCATCCTCGGCGGCGACGGCACCGCCACCGTCGCCCGCATGATCGACGCCGCCGAGGGCCGGGCGACCGGTCTGCACTACGGCACCTTCGACTACAGCGCCTGCCTCGGCGTCAGCGCCGCCTACCAGGCCAGCGACCACCCGGCCGCCGACCACGCGAAGGCGATCATGCAGGTCGCCGCCGCCGGTACCGGCGTGCGCGTCTCGGACGGCTCCACCAACGTCCTGCCCGTCGGCTCCACCGAGAAGGTGCACGACGCCTGGCGGCTGCACTACGGCCTCACCCGCCGCGCTCTGTCCCGCGCCTACTTCCAGGGCTGGGACATGCACCCGGGCCACCTCCCGACCCGTTACGCGGCCGTCTTCACGTACTACCGCGAGGGCTTCGAGCAGGCCGCCGCGCGTCTGGCCGCGTACGCCAACCAGGTCACCGGCGGCGACGTCGCCGACGAGCCCGCGTCCGCCAAGGCGCTCGCCTCGTACCTGCTGCGCGGCATCCAGTGCGGCGCGCTCGACGCCGCCGAGGTCGCCAGGCTCAGCGGGCTGACCCAGGCCGACCTGGAGGGCTTCGCCGCACCGCGTCGCGGAGACCTCACCGCGTCTGCCGCGTAACCGTCCGACACCGTCTGCCCGGCTGTCACTGCTGCCCCGTAGTCTGTTCGCGACCACTTTTGGCGTAACGGAACGGGGCAGTGGTGGCGACGGGGGAGAACGAGCGGCTGGCCGGCCGCTACCGGGTGATCGAGCAGCTCGGCAGGGGCGGCATGGGCGTCGTGTGGCGCGCCGTCGACGAGGTGCTCGGCCGCGAGGTCGCCGTCAAGGAACTGCGTACGTACAACGACTCCTCCGCCCCTGAGCTGGCCGACCTCACGGTCCGCATGCAGCGCGAGGCGCGGGCCGCCGCCCGGGTCAGGCACTCCGGAGTCGTCGCCGTCCACGACGTCACCGAGCACGACGGCCGTCCCGTCATCGTGATGGAACTCGTCGACGGCCCGTCCCTCGACGACGTCCTCAGCGAGCGCGGGCCGCTCGACCCCCGCGAGGCCGCCGGTATCGGCGCGAAGGTGCTGGAGTCGCTGGCCGCCGCTCACCGCGTCGGCGTACTGCACCGCGACGTCAAGCCCGGCAACATCCTGCTGGAGCACGGCGGCCGCGTCGTCCTCACCGACTTCGGCATCGCCGCCATGGAGGACCCGGGCGACGGTTCCACCACCCATCTCACCCGCAGCGGCGAACTGGTCGGCTCCCTCGACTACTTGGCACCCGAGCGCGCCCAGGGGCAGGAGCCAGGACCCGCCTCCGACGTGTGGGCGCTGGGTGCGACGCTGTACGCGGCGGTCGAGGGCGGCTCGCCGTTCCGCCGTACGTCGACCTGGTCCACGCTGACCGCGATCGTCGTGGAACCGCTGCCCGAACCGGTGCGCTCCGGTCCGCTCGGGCCCGTGCTGCAACGGCTGATGAGCAAGGACCCGGCACACCGTCCGGGCGCGGAGGAGGCGGCCCTGCTGCTGGCCGCCGTCGCCGACGGCACCGCGCCGGGAGCGGGGACCGACGCGGTGCACCCCTCGGCCGGGCAGGCTCAACTTCCTTCCCAGCAGCAGGGATTCGGTCCCGCTGCCGCCTACGGGCAGCAGCAGGCGCAGGGGTTCGGCCCGCACACCCCGCCCGCTTCACCGGCGTACGGTGCTGAGGGCCCGGCCTACCCGGGAGGCCCGACGCCTGCGGGGCAGAGCCCGTACCCGACCGGCCCCACCCCGGCCGCGTACTCCCCGTACGGGACCGGGCCTGCGGCTTCCACCGGGCAGGCTTTCACCGGGCAGCAGGCATACGGATCGGGGTCCGTCCCCTCCGGCGGCGGCCCGGCGGCGCAACCGTCATCGGCGGCAGCCGCTCCCGTGTCCGCTTCCCAGCAGGGCGGATCGCACGGCGCGGGCGGACCGCGGGGTTCGGGCGCGGCGTCCGGCGGACGCCGCAAGGCAGTCGTCGCGGCGGGCGTGGCCGCCGTGCTGCTGGTCGGCGCGGGCGTGACGTACGCGGTCAGCGGCCGGGACGGCGACACCAGGGCATCCGGCAGCCCGACGGCCACCGGATCCGCCGGGGACGGCGACGCTCCCCGCGAGGACAGCCCGCTGGCCCCGGGTTCGCTGCCCACCGACGCCGACCTGAAGACCAAGGCGCCCACGCCCCCGGACAAGGACGGCTCGGACAAGGACGGCAAGGGCAAGGGCAAGGACGCCGACAAGGGAAAGCCCACGCCCACGAAGGGCGGCAAGGAGAGCGGAGCGGGCGGCGACGGCACGTCCACGGGCGGCAAGAACAGCGGCGGCACGACCGGCGCTTCCACCGGCGGCAAGCCCGACGGCGGGTCGTCCGGTTCCGGCAGCGGATCCACGGGCGGCGGCTCGAACGGCACGACCGGAGGCAACAACCCGCCTGCGCCACCCCCGCCTCCCGCGCCGGCCTGTCGCGGTGCGGGCGGCGGCAAGTACAACTGCGACGTGTGGCGCACCTCGGACTCGATCCGTACGAACGGAGACCGGGCGGGCACGCTCAACGCGGGCACCAACTACTTCTACTGCCAGGCCGATCTGGGCCGCCGGGTGACCTACGGCAAGTGGACGAACGTGTGGTGGGCCAAGACCGACGACGACAGCGGCAACACGAACGTGTACGTCAGTGTGGTCTACCTCAAGGGCGGCGACAACGACCGACCGCTGCCGGGTCTGCCCACCTGTTGACAGGCACGGTTATTGAGGAGCGCGACCCGGCACGGCCCGCTGCCCGGCACCGGGACGTGTTCGCGCGGCCAAGTCATACGTGCTTCCAGGCGTAGCCGCGCGGAGTGGTCAGGCGCGGTCCCACGGCGGGATCTCGCCCGAGCCGCGTGCCACGAGCCGGGTCTCAAGGATCACGGGAGCCGGTGCGCCGCCCGCCCCGTCGAGCCTGCTGAACAGCAGGTCGGCGGCGGTGCGGCCGAGCGTCGCCGCGTCCTGCGCGACGACCGTGACCCCCGGGACCAGCAGGTCGGCGAGCTCGAAGTCGTCGAACCCGACCAGCGCGACGGGCCGTTCGCGCCCGGCCAGCACCCGCACCACCGTGACCGTCACCCGGTTGTTTCCGGTGAAGACGGCGGTGACCGGCTCGTGCGGCGCGTCCAGCATGGCCTCCGTCGCGGCCCGTACCCTCCCCGGTTCCGTGCTGCCCAGCGCCACCCACGCGTCCGCGACCGGAAGTCCCGCGTCCGCCATCGCCGCGTGATACCCGCGCAGGCGCTCGGTCGCGGTGTGAATGCGCGGCTGGTCGCCGACGAAACCGATCCTGCGGTGCCCGTGCGCGATCAGATGGGCGACTCCGGCCCGTGCACCGCCGAAGCTGTCGGACCGTACGACATCGGCGTCGATCAGGCCCGCCGGGCGGTCCACGAACACGATCGCCACGCCCGCCGCCATCTCCGGCTCCAGGTAGCGGTGGTCGTCCCCGGCGGGGATCACGATCAGCCCGTCGACGCGGCGCGCACACAGCGCGAGCACCAACTCCTGTTCCCGGTCCGGGTCTTCGGCGCTGGAGCCGTTGATGAGCAGGGCCCCGTGCGCGCGGGCGACCTCCTCCACGGCGCGGTTCAGCGGCCCGTAGAAGGGGTCGGCGAGGTCTTCGAGGACCAGCCCGATGCTCGCCGTACGGCCTTTGCGCAGCACCCGGGCGCTGTCGTTGCGGCGGAAGCCGAGGGCGTCGATGGCCTCCCTGACGCGTCGTTCGGTGTCCGGGGTGACGCCGGGCTCGGCGTTGACCACCCGGGAGACCGTCTTGAGGCCGACACCCGCGCGCGCGGCGACGTCCTTCATCGTCGGCCGGTTGCCGTAACGGCGTTGCGGCGGCACGGGACGCGGGGAACTCCCCGGCATCGGGGTCCGGGACCTCCCTGCGGCGGGAGACGGAGGGGCGGTGTCGGCCACGGGGCGCTGTCCTGTCGGTCGTTGGTGCGGGCGAGCGGGAAGGGCGGAGCGGGCGTGCTGGTCGTCGGTGCGGCACCGAGCATAGGGCCCCGTCATCTGGACAACGTTGTCAGCTCAACGGAGACTGGCCCAGTCCTTTGATCTTTCTTGTTCCCCTTCTTACTGGAGATGTTCACCGATGCCCATCGAGTTCACCGACCTCGTCGCCGCGCTCGACATCGGCGGAACCAAGATCGCTGGTGCGCTGGTGGACGACACCGGGCGGATCCACCTCAAGGTCCAGCGGCCGACCCCCGCGCAGGAGGACGGCGACGTGGTGATGGGCGCGGTGGCGGAGGTCGTCGCCGAGCTGGGCACGTCGCCCCTGTGGGCCCGGGTGCGGGCGGTGGGCATCGGCAGCGCGGGCCCCGTCGACGCGTCCGCCGGAACGGTCAGCCCCGTCAACGTCCTTGGCTGGCGCGGCTTTCCGCTGGTCGCGCGGGTGAGCGAGGTGGTGGGAGATCTTCCCGTACGACTCGTGGGCGACGGCGTCGCGATGACCGCCGCCGAACACTGGCAGGGTGCGGCGCGCGGCTACGCCAACGCCCTCTGTCTGGTCGTCTCGACCGGCGTCGGCGGCGGCCTCGTCCTCGACGGCCGACTCCACCCCGGCCCCACGGGCAACGCGGGTCACATTGGCCACATCAGCGTCGAGTTGGACGGCGACCTCTGCCCCTGCGGGTCGCGCGGCTGCGTCGAACGCATCGCCAGCGGACCCAACATCGCCCGCCGCGCCGTCGAACAGGGCTGGCGCCCCGGCCCCGACGGCGACACCTCCGCCGCGGCCGTCGCTGCCGCCGCCGAGGCCGGTGACCCCGTCGCCCTCGCCTCCTTCGAGCGCGCCGCCCAGGCGCTGGCCGCCGGGATCGCCGCCACCGCGACGCTCGTCGAGGTGGAGATCGCGGTGGTCGGCGGGGGAGTGGCGGGCGCGGGCGAGGTCCTCTTCGCCCCGCTCCGGCGTGCCCTCGGGGACTACGCCAAGCTGTCGTTCGTACGGAAGCTGCGTGTCGTCCCCGCCCGCATGGGAACCGACGCTGGCCTGGTGGGCGCGGCTGCCGCAGCGCTGCTGGGCACGGACCCGGTCAGCGGCTGAGCTTCGCTCTCCCCCGGTCCGCAGGGCCACAGTCGGCCCCCGTCCCCGCCGTCCGTGACCACCATCCGCACCGTCCGCGCGCCACTCGCGTCGGCCGGTCCGGCGCGAGGCGTAGGCGGCTCGGCGGTGGGTACGTTCGGCCCGTGACCGCCCACCAGGAACGACACGAGGGTCAACGCAAGGACCAACGCGAGGGTCAACGCGAGGGCCAACGCAAGGGCCAGCGCGCGGACCAACTCGCCGAAGCCCGCCGCCTCGCGGAGTTCCACGGCCTCCAACCCCTCCCCGTCGAAGGGGGGTTGTTCCGGCAGACCTGGGCCGGGGAGCCCGACGCCGCGGGACGTCCGTCCGGTACGGCGATCATGGTGCTGCTCACCAGTGCGCCCGGCGACTTCTCCGCCCTGCACCGGCTTCCCACCGACGAGGTCTGGCACTTCTACCGGGGCGACGCCCTGGAACTTCTCCTCCTCGGCCCCGACGGCACCGCCCGCCGCATCCTCCTCGGCGGCCCCGAAGGAACGGTGCAGTACGTCGTCAAGGCGGGCACCTGGATGGGCGCGCGCGTCGCTCCGGGCGGAGCCTGGTCGTTGTTCGGCACGACCATGGCCCCCGGCTTCCTCCCGACGGACTACGAGGGTGGCGACGCCGAGGACCTCAGCCTCCGCTACCCGGAACAGGCCGTGCTCGTAAGGGAGTTGTGCCGTCCGGACGCCCCTCTGACCATGACCGAAGGTGACGATGATGCCTGAGACCCCCGCCCGCGACACCACGCTCCCCGGCCTCACCGGCCGCGTCGCCCTCGTCACCGGAGCCAGCGGACTCATCGGCTCCGGGATCGCCGCCCGGTTCGCCGCCGCCGGGGCCGCCGTCGTCGTCCACTACCGGCAGGACGAGAAGAGCGCCCAGCACCTCGCCACCCGCATCGTCGGCGACGGGGGCCGAGCCCTGACCGTACAGGCGGATCTGACCCGGGAATCGGAGTGCGAGCGGCTCGTCGAGACGGCCGCCGACTGGCAGGGCGGTCTGGACGCGCTCGTCAACAACGCCGGAATCCAGCCGGTCCGGGCACTCGCCGACATGACCGCCGACGACTGGCGCACGCTGTACGACGCCAATTCCACCAGTGCCTTCTCCTGCACCCGCGCCGCCGCCCCGCTGCTCGCCGCGCGCGGCGGGGGCAGCATCACCCACATCGCCTCGATCGAGGGGACCATGGCGACCCCCGGGCACGCGCACTACTGCGCGTCCAAGGCCGCCCTGATCATGTTCGCCCGCTCGGCGGCCCTGGAGTACGGGCCCGACGCCGTCCGCGTGAACACCGTCTCGCCCGGCCTGATCGACCGGCCAGGGCTCGCCGACGACTGGCCCGACGGCGTACGCCGCTGGACCGGGACCGCACCCCTGGGCCGCCTCGGCAGCCCCGCCGACATCGGCAACGCCTGCGTCTTCCTCGCCTCCGACGCCGCCGCCTGGATCACCGGTACGAATCTGGTGGTGGACGGCGGAGTGAGCGCCGCCCCCACCTGGTAGCCGTACTCAGAGGGCTCCGGCCTCGGCCGGGACCTGCCGGATCTCGACCACGAGGAACGCGTCCGCGTCCAGGTCCATGACGACCTCCGCCAGACATCCCTCCGCGCGGCGGGCGTTGGCGTACTCCTCGGCGGGCCAGCTGCCGCGCGGGCCCCCGGCCGGAAAACGTCGCAAAACAGTGCGGTTCATGCCGCACCCCCTTCGTCCGTGCTCCTGCTGTACTTCTGTGCGCCCAACGAGACTCCGTCACCAGCGGTCACGGTCGCAGTCGTCCCGGGAGCGCCCCCGTTGTCCGCATGGACGCGCGTGGACAGGCGGAACGTTGCTTGCGACAGGCCACAGGACGGCCACGGTTGTGTGCGTGAACCGTCGCGGTGCGTACGCGGACCGGGGAAGGCCCCATCCCGCAGGAGCCGGTGTCCGTGGCAGGGTGTTGCGGGCAGGCCACTGGGGGCTACGGCAGAGGGGGAACCGTGATCATTTGGATCAACGGCGCGTTCGGAGCGGGCAAGACCAGTACCGCGCGCGAGCTGATCGACCTGATCCCGAACAGCACCTTCTACGACCCGGAGGTGATCGGCGCCGGGCTCCGCCACCTGCTGCCGCCCAAGCGGCTCGCCGAGGTGAGCGACTACCAGGACCTGCCGATCTGGCGCCGCCTGGTCGTCGACACCGCCGCCGCCCTGCTCGCCGAGGTGGGCGGGGTGCTGGTGGTGCCGATGACACTGCTGCGGCAGGAGTACCGGGACGAGATCTTCGGTGGGCTCGCCTCCCGGCGCATCCTGGTGCGACACGTGCTGCTCCAGGTTGAGGAAACGATCCTGCGAGAGCGGATCGCCGCCCGCGAGGAGCCCGGCATGAGCGAGGCCGACACCGAGATACGGGTGCGCCAGTGGGCGTACGACCACATCGAGCCGTATCACGCCGCTCTCCGCTGGATCACCGCCGACGCGCACGTGGTCGACGGCGGCGACCGCACCCCGTACGAGACGGCGGAGGCCGTCGCCGAAGCGGTGCGGACGGGTCGGGCCCGGCCCTGCGAGATAGTGCAGACGCCGCCGCCGAAGGCCGAGACCCTCGCGGCGGGTGTGCTCCTCTTTGACGCCGAGGACCGCGTGCTGCTCGTGGACCCCACGTACAAGCCGGGCTGGGAGTTCCCCGGGGGTGTCGTGGAGAGCGGCGAGCCGCCCGCCAGGGCGGGCCTGCGCGAGGTCGCCGAGGAGACGGGGATACGGCTCGACCGGGAGCCCCGGTTGCTGGTGGTCGACTGGGAACCGCCCCGGCCACCCGCGTTCGGCGGGCTGCGGATGCTGTTCGACGGCGGTCGGCTGGAGGGCGACGCGGCACGGCAGGTGAGGCTGCCGGGGCCGGAGTTGCGGCAGTGGCGGTTCGTCACCGAGGAGGAGGCGGCCGGACTCCTCCCGCCCGAACGGTACGAACGGCTGCGCTGGGCGCTGCGCGCCAGGACCGGGGGAACGGTGTACAACCTGGAGGGCGGGGTGCCGGTGGGCGGCGGGCCCGCCACCGGCCGCTGACCGGTCCTGCTCGTCTGCCACTGGCTGCTGACGGGCCGCTGAACGGTTCTGCTCGTCTGTCACCGGCCGCTGGGTCCTACTGGC
The sequence above is a segment of the Streptomyces sp. NBC_00237 genome. Coding sequences within it:
- a CDS encoding flavin reductase family protein, which gives rise to MTLQPTLAVPQQATPDLLRSVFRQHAAGVAVITAAGPGGRPVGFTATSLNSVAAEPPLISFGIGTGSSSWPVVADAEHIGVHILGDHQEALAATFARSGADRFAEPTRWHAGPYGVPVLDGVLAWLVCRVVARVPAGDHRIVLAQAVAGDPSGEGRPLLYHQGRFNALRD
- a CDS encoding thioredoxin family protein, with product MPERDGDRRLEGDGRRLGTVELGVERGERATLVQFSSAFCQPCRATRRTLEEVAAMVDGVTYVEIDAEDNLALVRELDVRQTPTVLVLDAAGRTVRRATGQPRRVDVIAALGHAVA
- a CDS encoding 1-acyl-sn-glycerol-3-phosphate acyltransferase — protein: MAELVYRPVVGAARTLFKALDLKIDTQGSENIPRSGGAVLVSNHISYLDFIFNGFAALPQKRLVRFMAKESVFRHKVSGPLMRGMKHIPVDRKQGENAYKHALESLRSGEIIGVFPEATISESFTLKSFKSGAARLAQEAGVPLIPMAVWGTQRIWTKGKPRNFGRNHIPITIRVGKPVETAAGEYAGAVTRRLRERVQELLEAAQRAYPVRPKDDKDTWWIPAHLGGTAPTPAQLREATG
- a CDS encoding serine/threonine-protein kinase, which produces MATGENERLAGRYRVIEQLGRGGMGVVWRAVDEVLGREVAVKELRTYNDSSAPELADLTVRMQREARAAARVRHSGVVAVHDVTEHDGRPVIVMELVDGPSLDDVLSERGPLDPREAAGIGAKVLESLAAAHRVGVLHRDVKPGNILLEHGGRVVLTDFGIAAMEDPGDGSTTHLTRSGELVGSLDYLAPERAQGQEPGPASDVWALGATLYAAVEGGSPFRRTSTWSTLTAIVVEPLPEPVRSGPLGPVLQRLMSKDPAHRPGAEEAALLLAAVADGTAPGAGTDAVHPSAGQAQLPSQQQGFGPAAAYGQQQAQGFGPHTPPASPAYGAEGPAYPGGPTPAGQSPYPTGPTPAAYSPYGTGPAASTGQAFTGQQAYGSGSVPSGGGPAAQPSSAAAAPVSASQQGGSHGAGGPRGSGAASGGRRKAVVAAGVAAVLLVGAGVTYAVSGRDGDTRASGSPTATGSAGDGDAPREDSPLAPGSLPTDADLKTKAPTPPDKDGSDKDGKGKGKDADKGKPTPTKGGKESGAGGDGTSTGGKNSGGTTGASTGGKPDGGSSGSGSGSTGGGSNGTTGGNNPPAPPPPPAPACRGAGGGKYNCDVWRTSDSIRTNGDRAGTLNAGTNYFYCQADLGRRVTYGKWTNVWWAKTDDDSGNTNVYVSVVYLKGGDNDRPLPGLPTC
- a CDS encoding electron transfer flavoprotein subunit beta/FixA family protein, which translates into the protein MSLRIVVCVKYVPDATGDRHFADDLTVDRDDVDGLLSELDEYAVEQALQIADEADDAEITVLTVGPEDAKDALRKALSMGADKAVHVEDDDLHGSDVMATSLVLAKAIEKTGYDLVIAGMASTDGTMGVLPAILAERLGVPQVTLLSEVKVADGKVTGRRDGDAASEQLEASLPAVVSVTDQSGEARYPSFKGIMAAKKKPVESLDLDDLDLEAELVGLAGSWTAVDAADKRPERTAGTIVKDEGEGGKQLAAFLAGQKFI
- a CDS encoding aldolase/citrate lyase family protein, whose product is MGQQEKVATSLAGAVSEGISASLVPIDAELERRYPGDPGTRQPVHTVYVPGNLYDAGTIRSWGETALKMLDEHAPNAAAFAEVLGLDASLADAVYDRVRAKLEREPIEDLRVDFEDGYTGSAADEDTYAARAARLVAASYQDGTAAPYTGIRLKCFEAPVRDRAIRTLDVFLTGLMENGGLPDGLVLTLPKVTYCEQVTAMVRLVEAFEKAHGLPEGRIGFEIQIETSQSILGGDGTATVARMIDAAEGRATGLHYGTFDYSACLGVSAAYQASDHPAADHAKAIMQVAAAGTGVRVSDGSTNVLPVGSTEKVHDAWRLHYGLTRRALSRAYFQGWDMHPGHLPTRYAAVFTYYREGFEQAAARLAAYANQVTGGDVADEPASAKALASYLLRGIQCGALDAAEVARLSGLTQADLEGFAAPRRGDLTASAA
- a CDS encoding electron transfer flavoprotein subunit alpha/FixB family protein, which produces MAEVLVYVDHVDGAVRKPTLELLTLARRIGEPVAVFLGAGGDAAAPVLGEHGATRVLSVDAPEFGDYLVVPKVDALQAAFAAVSPVAVLVPSSAEGKEIAARLAVRIQSGLITDAVDLEAGPEGPVATQAAFAASYTTKSRVSRGVPVITVKPNSAPVEAAPAAGAVEALTVSFSDAATGTKVVSRTPRESTGRPELTEAAIVVSGGRGVNGAENFSVIEKLADSLGAAVGASRAAVDAGWYPHSNQVGQTGKSVSPQLYIASGISGAIQHRAGMQTSKTIVAINKDAEAPIFDLVDYGVVGDLFNVVPQLTEEVTSRKG